From Streptomyces chrestomyceticus JCM 4735, one genomic window encodes:
- a CDS encoding SDR family oxidoreductase translates to MSARRSLEGQVAVVTGAARGVGELLARKLSARGATLALVGLEPEELARVAASMHGEAAHWHADVTDHEAMAQVAREVKARFGKVDIVVANAGVATGGPFVDSDPVSWRRVIEVNLIGGAVTGRAFLPVLMESRGYFLQIASLAALTPAPMMTAYCASKSGVEAFAHSLRAEVGYKGVRVGVGYLSWTDTDMVRGADQDDIMRELRQRLPWPTNKTYPLSPAVDRIVAGIERRSSHVYGQWWLRGMQSVRGYLPSVIGTVGQREMRRFGDRLEGMRVGLVGAGGEADEKVRANH, encoded by the coding sequence ATGAGCGCACGCAGGAGCCTGGAGGGGCAGGTCGCCGTCGTCACCGGCGCGGCCCGCGGGGTCGGCGAACTCCTCGCCCGCAAACTGTCCGCACGCGGCGCCACGCTCGCGCTCGTCGGCCTGGAGCCGGAGGAACTGGCGCGCGTCGCCGCCTCGATGCACGGCGAGGCGGCGCACTGGCACGCCGACGTGACCGACCACGAGGCGATGGCCCAGGTGGCGCGCGAGGTCAAGGCGCGCTTCGGCAAGGTGGACATCGTGGTCGCCAACGCCGGGGTGGCCACCGGCGGACCGTTCGTGGACTCCGACCCGGTGTCCTGGCGGCGGGTCATCGAGGTCAACCTCATCGGCGGCGCGGTCACGGGACGGGCGTTCCTGCCGGTCCTGATGGAGTCGCGCGGCTACTTCCTCCAGATAGCCTCGCTCGCCGCGCTCACCCCGGCGCCGATGATGACCGCGTACTGCGCCTCCAAGTCCGGCGTGGAGGCGTTCGCGCACAGCCTGCGCGCCGAGGTCGGCTACAAGGGCGTACGGGTCGGCGTCGGTTACCTGAGCTGGACCGACACCGACATGGTGCGCGGCGCCGACCAGGACGACATCATGCGCGAGCTGCGGCAGCGGCTGCCCTGGCCGACGAACAAGACGTACCCGCTGAGCCCGGCCGTGGACCGGATCGTGGCGGGCATCGAGCGCCGCTCCTCGCATGTGTACGGGCAGTGGTGGTTGCGCGGCATGCAGTCGGTCCGCGGATATCTGCCGTCCGTCATCGGGACGGTGGGGCAGCGCGAGATGCGGCGCTTCGGCGACCGGCTGGAGGGGATGCGCGTGGGGCTGGTCGGCGCGGGCGGGGAGGCGGACGAGAAGGTGCGCGCGAACCACTGA
- a CDS encoding L,D-transpeptidase family protein: MASHIRTASLAVTAALTAGLASATPPAHAAPPPGRAGPTHLVFEKNRRDPATSRVRLVQTGTGRVLADYRAGSGQGGTAGRDECVRNKGWLPDGTYRVLSHTTRKKGGRDGINGYAIHVGDKVCRDGRTQRTALFVHSEMRSDGAQGIAVPGRDSPYRWDGDGDYRSLGCVKLAPADIKNLFAAAQRYGWPASLKVTK, encoded by the coding sequence ATGGCATCCCACATACGCACCGCGTCACTGGCCGTCACCGCAGCGTTGACGGCGGGACTCGCCTCGGCCACGCCACCCGCCCATGCCGCCCCGCCACCCGGCCGCGCGGGCCCGACCCACCTCGTCTTCGAGAAGAACCGGCGCGACCCGGCCACGTCCCGGGTGCGCCTGGTGCAGACCGGCACCGGCAGGGTGCTGGCCGACTACCGCGCCGGGTCCGGCCAGGGCGGTACGGCGGGCCGCGACGAATGCGTACGGAACAAGGGCTGGCTGCCGGACGGCACGTACCGGGTGCTCTCGCACACCACGCGCAAGAAGGGCGGGCGGGACGGCATCAACGGCTACGCGATCCACGTCGGCGACAAGGTCTGCCGGGACGGCCGCACCCAGCGCACCGCGCTGTTCGTGCACAGCGAGATGCGGTCGGACGGCGCCCAGGGCATCGCGGTCCCGGGCCGCGACAGCCCGTACCGCTGGGACGGCGACGGGGACTACCGCTCGCTGGGCTGCGTGAAGCTGGCCCCGGCGGACATCAAGAACCTCTTCGCGGCGGCGCAGCGGTACGGCTGGCCGGCGTCGCTGAAGGTCACCAAGTAG
- a CDS encoding S41 family peptidase, translating to MSDGAYLRFPHLHGEMLCFAAEDDLWVAPLTTEGGSTPRAWRLTVDRTRISHPRISPDGRQIAFTTWRSLDPEIHLAPVEGGPARRLTYWGSTDARVCGWTPDGQILAVSSHGQPFSYYSWAYSVPTDGSPGGRLPWGPVSDIAVADFAADGHRLEGDGHPYGHVGDGDGAGGGHDDSVDRKTLLLTGKPPHEPASWKRYRGGAMGRMWLHGTRLVPDLRGHLDAVMFVGDRIAFLSDHEGIANLYSCKPDSTDLRRHTDHADFYARHAATDGQRVVYQCGGDLWLVDDLSPGGTPRRLRVRLGGPRAGRRTYQIPAGSHITSLAVDTTGRASAVGVRGSLYWLTHRDGPARTIHDEPGVRVRLPEMLGSTGRIAYITSAEGDDAIEIADLPKAGIPRDPHRLAAGRLGRVHELVAAPDGERLAVAAHDGRLLLVDVSADGDGEGRVTELIRSENGPVRDLAFSPDSGWLTWSHPGIGRTLRSIKMARLTGNGSGDGTEAASTVVDVTNGRFEDEQPVFTRDGRYLAFLSWRGFDPVYDVHTGDLSFPLGCRPYLVPLSSATPSPFQLSADGRPAAGGLDPAEAPVTAEGTALVEVEGLASRVTPFPVSASKYSALRPVAGGGLVWLRWPISGALGETFANPDNTSGQPTLEHFDLFKAKRTELTSVIDSYALSGDGTRLVVNDEGDLRAVPATEPPDADSTVHLDPRRILHEVDPPAEWRQAYDEAGRIIRAYFWDPGLSNVDWDGVLEQYRPLVERVASPDEFADLMREVLGELGTSHAYVTAGKRNEGPPHYQRAIGLLGANFVFKDGYWVVRRILPGDSSDSRARSPLAGTGIREGAALTHVDGRRVDPVAGPAPLLSAAGGTTVELTFAPEGGGPSRRVAVVPLVDERPLRYQDWVAKRREVVRELSDGRCGYLHIPDMGGSGWAQFNRDLRMEVSRPALIVDVRGNAGGNISELVVEKLTRTIVGWDLTRDAQPVSYASNAPRGPVVAVADEMTSSDGDMITAAFKLQGIGPVVGLRTWGGVVGMTGRHRLGDGTYITVPMNAAWFEAYGWGVENHGVEPDIEAPRSPLDWAEGRHPQLGVAVRTALDLLERHPAAKPPDLSDVPDRRRPPLPPRSG from the coding sequence GTGAGTGACGGCGCGTATCTCCGGTTCCCGCATCTCCACGGCGAGATGCTGTGTTTCGCCGCCGAGGACGACCTCTGGGTGGCACCGCTGACGACCGAGGGCGGCAGTACGCCCCGGGCCTGGCGGCTGACGGTGGACCGCACCCGGATCAGCCACCCCCGGATCTCCCCGGACGGCAGACAGATCGCCTTCACCACCTGGCGCAGCCTCGACCCGGAGATCCACCTCGCCCCGGTGGAGGGCGGCCCGGCCCGCCGCCTCACCTATTGGGGGAGCACCGACGCCCGGGTCTGCGGCTGGACCCCGGACGGCCAGATCCTGGCCGTCTCCTCGCACGGCCAGCCCTTCTCGTACTACTCCTGGGCCTACAGCGTCCCCACCGACGGCAGCCCCGGCGGCCGGCTGCCCTGGGGCCCGGTCTCGGACATCGCGGTCGCCGACTTCGCCGCGGACGGGCACCGGCTGGAGGGCGACGGCCATCCGTACGGGCACGTAGGCGACGGGGACGGCGCCGGCGGCGGCCACGACGACTCGGTGGACCGCAAGACGCTGCTGCTCACCGGCAAGCCGCCGCACGAGCCCGCCTCCTGGAAGCGCTACCGGGGCGGCGCGATGGGCCGGATGTGGCTGCACGGCACCCGGCTCGTGCCGGACCTGCGCGGTCACCTGGACGCGGTGATGTTCGTCGGCGACCGTATCGCGTTCCTCTCCGACCACGAAGGCATCGCCAACCTCTACTCCTGCAAGCCGGACAGCACCGACCTGCGGCGGCACACCGACCACGCCGACTTCTACGCCCGGCACGCCGCCACCGACGGGCAGCGCGTCGTCTACCAGTGCGGCGGCGACCTGTGGCTGGTGGACGACCTGAGCCCGGGCGGCACACCGCGCCGCCTGCGGGTGCGGCTCGGCGGGCCGCGCGCCGGACGCCGTACGTACCAGATCCCGGCCGGCTCGCACATCACCTCCCTCGCCGTGGACACCACCGGGCGGGCCAGCGCCGTCGGCGTGCGCGGCAGCCTGTACTGGCTCACCCACCGCGACGGCCCGGCCCGCACCATCCACGACGAGCCGGGGGTCCGCGTCCGGCTGCCCGAGATGCTGGGCTCCACCGGCCGGATCGCCTACATCACCTCCGCCGAGGGCGACGACGCCATCGAGATCGCCGACCTGCCCAAGGCCGGCATCCCGCGCGACCCGCACCGCCTGGCCGCCGGCCGGCTCGGCCGGGTGCACGAGCTGGTCGCCGCGCCGGACGGCGAACGGCTGGCGGTGGCCGCGCACGACGGGCGGCTGCTGCTCGTCGACGTCTCGGCCGACGGCGACGGCGAAGGCCGGGTCACCGAGCTGATCAGGTCGGAGAACGGGCCGGTGCGCGACCTGGCCTTCTCCCCCGACTCGGGCTGGCTGACCTGGTCCCACCCCGGCATCGGCCGCACGCTGCGCAGCATCAAGATGGCCCGGCTGACCGGCAACGGCTCCGGGGACGGCACGGAGGCCGCCAGCACCGTCGTGGACGTCACCAACGGCCGCTTCGAGGACGAGCAGCCGGTCTTCACCCGCGACGGCCGCTACCTCGCGTTCCTGTCCTGGCGCGGCTTCGACCCGGTCTACGACGTGCACACCGGCGACCTGTCCTTCCCGCTCGGCTGCCGCCCCTACCTCGTACCGCTGTCCTCCGCCACGCCCTCCCCCTTCCAGTTGTCCGCCGACGGGCGGCCCGCGGCGGGCGGTCTGGACCCGGCGGAGGCCCCGGTGACGGCCGAGGGCACGGCGCTGGTGGAGGTGGAGGGGCTGGCCAGCCGGGTGACGCCGTTCCCGGTGTCGGCGTCGAAGTACTCGGCGCTGCGCCCGGTCGCGGGCGGCGGGCTGGTCTGGCTGCGCTGGCCGATCTCCGGCGCGCTCGGCGAGACCTTCGCCAATCCCGACAACACCTCGGGCCAGCCCACGCTGGAACACTTCGACCTGTTCAAGGCCAAGCGCACCGAACTGACCTCCGTCATCGACTCCTACGCGCTCAGCGGCGACGGCACCCGGCTGGTCGTCAACGACGAGGGCGACCTGCGGGCGGTGCCCGCGACCGAGCCGCCGGACGCCGACTCGACCGTCCATCTGGACCCTCGGCGCATCCTGCACGAGGTGGACCCGCCCGCCGAGTGGCGCCAGGCGTACGACGAGGCGGGCCGGATCATCCGCGCCTATTTCTGGGACCCGGGGCTCAGCAACGTCGACTGGGACGGGGTGCTGGAGCAGTACCGGCCGCTGGTCGAACGGGTCGCCTCGCCCGACGAGTTCGCCGACCTGATGCGCGAGGTGCTGGGCGAGCTGGGCACCTCGCACGCGTACGTCACGGCGGGCAAGCGCAACGAGGGCCCGCCGCACTACCAGCGCGCGATCGGCCTGCTCGGCGCCAACTTCGTCTTCAAGGACGGCTACTGGGTGGTGCGGCGCATCCTGCCCGGCGACTCCTCCGACTCCCGGGCCCGCTCGCCGCTGGCCGGTACGGGCATCCGCGAGGGCGCCGCGCTCACCCACGTGGACGGCCGCCGGGTCGATCCGGTGGCGGGGCCCGCCCCGTTGCTGTCCGCGGCCGGCGGCACCACCGTCGAGCTGACCTTTGCGCCCGAGGGCGGCGGCCCGTCGCGGCGGGTCGCGGTGGTCCCGCTGGTCGACGAGCGGCCGCTGCGCTACCAGGACTGGGTGGCCAAGCGCCGCGAGGTGGTGCGCGAGCTGAGCGACGGCCGGTGCGGCTATCTGCACATCCCCGACATGGGCGGCTCCGGCTGGGCGCAGTTCAACCGCGACCTGCGGATGGAGGTCTCGCGGCCCGCGCTGATCGTGGACGTCCGGGGCAACGCCGGCGGCAACATCTCCGAGCTGGTCGTGGAGAAGCTGACCCGCACCATCGTCGGCTGGGACCTGACGCGCGACGCCCAGCCGGTCAGTTACGCGAGCAACGCGCCGCGCGGCCCGGTCGTCGCCGTCGCCGACGAGATGACCTCCTCCGACGGCGACATGATCACCGCCGCGTTCAAACTGCAGGGCATCGGCCCGGTCGTGGGTCTGCGCACCTGGGGCGGTGTGGTCGGGATGACCGGGCGGCACCGGCTGGGCGACGGTACGTACATCACCGTGCCGATGAACGCGGCCTGGTTCGAGGCGTACGGCTGGGGTGTGGAGAACCACGGCGTGGAGCCGGACATCGAGGCGCCGCGCTCCCCGCTGGACTGGGCCGAGGGCCGCCACCCGCAGCTCGGCGTCGCCGTCCGTACCGCGCTGGACCTCCTGGAACGCCACCCCGCCGCGAAGCCGCCCGACCTGTCCGACGTACCGGACCGGCGTCGGCCCCCGCTGCCGCCCCGCAGCGGCTGA
- a CDS encoding TetR/AcrR family transcriptional regulator → MGRSRLTPEREAELYAAVLDLLREVGYDALTMDAVATRTHASKATLYRQWQGKPELVARALHHHKPVQVADIDTGSLRGDLHAMISRADDCEMERDCALLRGLARAAHDNPDLHQALRDLIVNPDISGMDAMLARAVERGEIPAGRPALAYVPHMLLGAFVAQQLIEDRPPNRAFLADYVDAVVLPALGV, encoded by the coding sequence ATGGGCCGCAGCCGGCTGACCCCCGAGCGCGAGGCGGAGCTCTACGCGGCCGTGCTCGACCTGCTCCGCGAGGTCGGCTACGACGCCCTGACCATGGACGCCGTCGCCACCCGCACCCACGCCAGCAAGGCCACCCTCTACCGCCAGTGGCAGGGCAAGCCCGAACTGGTCGCCCGGGCGCTCCACCACCACAAGCCCGTCCAGGTCGCCGACATCGACACCGGCAGCCTCCGTGGCGACCTGCACGCCATGATCTCCCGCGCGGACGACTGCGAGATGGAACGCGACTGCGCGCTGCTGCGGGGCCTCGCCCGGGCCGCGCACGACAACCCCGACCTCCACCAGGCGCTGCGCGACCTGATCGTCAACCCGGACATCTCCGGGATGGACGCGATGCTCGCCCGCGCCGTCGAACGCGGCGAGATCCCCGCCGGACGCCCCGCGCTCGCCTACGTACCCCACATGCTGCTCGGCGCCTTCGTCGCCCAGCAGCTCATCGAGGACCGGCCCCCGAACCGCGCCTTCCTCGCCGATTACGTCGACGCCGTGGTCCTCCCCGCCCTAGGCGTCTGA
- a CDS encoding MMPL family transporter, which yields MATFLYKLGRFAFRRRRFVALIWVALLAVAGVGAATASSPAADSFSVPGTESQKTFDLLGERFPGTKADGATARVVFKAPDGQQVTAPAQKKAVEKVVGELKSSSPQVASVSDPYLAKGVARDGKIAYAQVTYKVSGFELKDDARDALKDAAQHGRDAGLTVEIGGNALQAMPETGATEIIGIVISAVVLVITFGALIAAGLPLLTALIGVGIGVSSITALGSVLDLSSTTSTLAMMIGLAVGIDYALFIVSRYRSELAEGREREEAAGRATGTAGSAVVFAGLTVVIALVGLSVVNIPMLTKMGIAAAGTVVIAVLVALTLIPALLGFAGKRVLSRKARKGAVAASEAEGGKPNMGTRWARFVLRRPVAVLLAGVVGLGVIAVPAGSLEMGLPDDGAQPTSTTQRKAYDLLSDGFGPGFNGPLMLVVDGQGSKDPKAAAARVAGTVAKLDGVAAVTPPTFNQAGDTALLNVVPKSKPSSTETEDLVHEIRGKAGDAARDADAQALVTGTTAMNIDVSEKLNDALLPYLALVVGLAFLLLMVVFRSVLVPLKAALGFLLSVVAALGAVVAVFQWGWLADLFGVEQTGPVMSMMPIFMVGVVFGLAMDYEVFLVTRMREAFVHGERPGQAVVTGFRHGARVVTAAAVIMISVFAGFIGSSESMIKMIGFGLAVAVFFDAFVVRMALVPAVLALLGRAAWWLPTWLQRALPNVDVEGEQLQKHLAPEADGKPELAKV from the coding sequence GTGGCTACATTCCTCTACAAACTCGGACGGTTCGCCTTCCGGCGACGCCGCTTCGTCGCCCTCATATGGGTGGCGCTGCTGGCCGTCGCCGGAGTCGGCGCCGCCACCGCGTCCTCGCCCGCCGCCGACTCCTTCTCCGTACCGGGTACGGAGTCGCAGAAGACCTTCGACCTGCTGGGCGAACGCTTCCCCGGCACCAAGGCGGACGGCGCGACCGCGCGGGTGGTCTTCAAGGCGCCCGACGGGCAGCAGGTGACCGCGCCGGCGCAGAAGAAGGCCGTCGAGAAGGTCGTCGGCGAGCTGAAGTCCTCCTCGCCGCAGGTCGCCTCGGTCTCCGACCCGTACCTGGCCAAGGGCGTGGCCCGGGACGGCAAGATCGCCTACGCGCAGGTCACCTACAAGGTCTCCGGCTTCGAGCTGAAGGACGACGCGCGCGACGCGCTCAAGGACGCGGCACAGCACGGCCGGGACGCCGGACTGACCGTCGAGATCGGCGGCAACGCGCTCCAGGCCATGCCGGAGACCGGCGCCACCGAGATCATCGGCATCGTCATCTCCGCCGTCGTCCTCGTCATCACCTTCGGCGCGCTCATAGCCGCCGGCCTGCCGTTGCTGACCGCGCTGATCGGCGTGGGCATCGGCGTCTCGTCCATCACCGCGCTGGGCAGCGTGCTGGACCTGTCGAGTACGACCTCCACCCTCGCCATGATGATCGGCCTCGCCGTCGGCATCGACTACGCGCTGTTCATCGTCTCCCGCTACCGCTCCGAACTGGCCGAGGGCCGCGAGCGGGAGGAAGCGGCCGGACGCGCGACCGGCACCGCCGGGTCCGCCGTGGTCTTCGCCGGACTGACCGTCGTCATCGCCCTCGTGGGCCTGTCCGTGGTCAACATCCCGATGCTCACCAAGATGGGCATCGCGGCGGCCGGCACGGTCGTCATCGCCGTCCTCGTCGCCCTGACCCTGATCCCCGCGCTGCTGGGCTTCGCGGGCAAGCGGGTGCTGAGCCGCAAGGCCCGTAAGGGCGCTGTCGCCGCGAGCGAAGCCGAGGGCGGCAAGCCGAACATGGGCACCCGCTGGGCGCGCTTCGTACTGCGGCGGCCGGTCGCCGTGCTGCTGGCCGGGGTCGTCGGCCTGGGCGTCATCGCCGTACCCGCCGGCTCGCTGGAGATGGGCCTGCCGGACGACGGCGCGCAGCCCACCAGCACCACCCAGCGCAAGGCGTACGACCTGCTCTCCGACGGCTTCGGGCCGGGCTTCAACGGCCCGCTGATGCTGGTCGTGGACGGGCAGGGCAGCAAGGACCCGAAGGCCGCGGCGGCGCGGGTCGCCGGGACCGTCGCCAAGCTGGACGGCGTCGCGGCCGTCACCCCGCCGACCTTCAACCAGGCGGGCGACACGGCGCTGCTGAACGTCGTACCGAAGTCCAAGCCGAGCAGCACCGAGACCGAGGACCTGGTCCACGAGATCCGCGGCAAGGCGGGCGACGCGGCGCGGGACGCCGACGCGCAGGCGCTGGTCACCGGCACCACCGCGATGAACATCGACGTCTCCGAGAAGCTCAACGACGCGCTGCTGCCCTACCTGGCGCTCGTGGTCGGCCTGGCCTTCCTGCTGCTGATGGTGGTCTTCCGCTCGGTCCTGGTGCCCCTGAAGGCCGCCCTCGGCTTCCTGCTGTCGGTCGTCGCGGCGCTCGGCGCGGTGGTCGCGGTCTTCCAGTGGGGCTGGCTGGCCGACCTGTTCGGCGTCGAGCAGACCGGCCCGGTCATGAGCATGATGCCGATCTTCATGGTGGGCGTGGTCTTCGGACTCGCCATGGACTACGAGGTCTTCCTCGTGACCCGGATGCGGGAGGCGTTCGTCCACGGGGAGCGCCCCGGACAGGCCGTCGTCACCGGCTTCCGGCACGGCGCACGGGTGGTCACGGCCGCCGCGGTCATCATGATCTCGGTCTTCGCGGGCTTCATCGGCTCCTCCGAATCCATGATCAAGATGATTGGCTTCGGGCTCGCCGTCGCCGTCTTCTTCGACGCGTTCGTGGTCCGCATGGCCCTCGTCCCCGCCGTCCTCGCGCTCCTCGGACGCGCGGCGTGGTGGCTGCCCACGTGGCTCCAGCGGGCCCTGCCCAACGTGGACGTCGAGGGCGAACAGCTCCAGAAGCACCTCGCACCCGAAGCGGACGGGAAGCCGGAACTCGCCAAGGTGTGA
- a CDS encoding serine hydrolase domain-containing protein, translating to MTTAVQGTCAPQFETVRAEFARNFAERDEVGAAVAVWLDGEPVVDLWGGHADADGTRPWERDTLVTVYSTSKGMTALCAHLLADRGELDLDAPVARYWPEFAQAGKGEVPVRWLLSHRVGLIGPREPLTAEDVYDWEKTCAVLAATEPWWEPGTAQGYHAVSFGFLVGEVVRRITGVSLGTFLRTEITEPLGADLYIGTPASEHGRCAQFIGPEGDGVLSSAFPGIPDGTVRSLDSHPFAPLALAMRHMPMGDVNSAACRSAEIPAGNGNATARGLAAVYRALGDGELVGPGTLAALRERQSRPGERDLVLGAFAPEDLPFAWASGYMLNESHYFGPNRTAFGHGGAGGSLAFADPENRLAYAYVMNSFGGGTTGDDTRNLKLVEAVYAALGQAGDAA from the coding sequence GTGACGACAGCCGTTCAGGGCACCTGTGCCCCGCAGTTCGAGACCGTACGGGCCGAGTTCGCGCGCAACTTCGCCGAACGCGACGAGGTGGGCGCCGCGGTCGCGGTGTGGCTGGACGGGGAGCCCGTCGTCGACCTGTGGGGCGGGCACGCGGACGCCGACGGCACCCGCCCCTGGGAGCGCGACACGCTGGTCACCGTGTACTCGACGAGCAAGGGCATGACCGCCCTGTGCGCCCATCTGCTCGCCGACCGCGGCGAGCTGGACCTGGACGCGCCCGTCGCCCGCTACTGGCCGGAGTTCGCGCAGGCCGGCAAGGGCGAGGTGCCGGTGCGCTGGCTGCTCTCGCACCGCGTGGGCCTGATCGGCCCCCGCGAGCCGCTGACGGCCGAGGACGTGTACGACTGGGAGAAGACCTGCGCCGTACTGGCCGCCACCGAGCCGTGGTGGGAGCCGGGCACCGCGCAGGGCTACCACGCCGTCAGCTTCGGCTTCCTGGTCGGCGAGGTCGTCCGCCGTATCACCGGGGTCTCGCTCGGCACCTTCCTGCGTACGGAGATCACCGAGCCGCTCGGCGCCGACCTGTACATCGGCACGCCCGCCTCGGAGCACGGCCGCTGCGCCCAGTTCATCGGCCCGGAGGGCGACGGCGTCCTCAGCAGCGCGTTCCCGGGCATTCCGGACGGGACCGTACGGTCCCTGGACTCCCACCCGTTCGCCCCGCTGGCGCTCGCCATGCGCCACATGCCCATGGGGGACGTGAACAGCGCCGCGTGCCGCTCGGCCGAGATCCCCGCCGGCAACGGCAACGCCACCGCGCGCGGCCTGGCGGCGGTCTACCGCGCGCTGGGCGACGGCGAGCTGGTCGGCCCGGGCACCCTCGCGGCCCTGCGGGAACGGCAGAGCCGGCCCGGCGAACGCGACCTGGTGCTCGGCGCGTTCGCGCCGGAGGACCTGCCGTTCGCCTGGGCCTCCGGCTACATGCTCAACGAGTCCCACTACTTCGGCCCGAACCGGACGGCCTTCGGCCATGGCGGCGCGGGCGGCTCGCTCGCCTTCGCCGACCCGGAGAACCGCCTGGCATACGCGTATGTGATGAACAGCTTCGGGGGCGGCACGACGGGTGACGACACCCGCAACCTGAAGCTGGTCGAGGCGGTGTACGCGGCGCTGGGGCAGGCCGGGGACGCCGCCTGA
- a CDS encoding MFS transporter, which translates to MTTAAAHASAPEARSTPPALSRRRTNLVFTTIVLGMLLAALDQTIVSTALPTIVADLGGGGHMAWVVTAYLLAETVATVLVGKFGDLFGRKIIFQVSAVVFVGGSILAGASTSMLMLVVARAVQGVGGGGLMVTAMALIADVIPLRERGKYQGALGAVFGVTTVVGPTLGGLFTDHASWRWCFYVNIPIAIVMVVMAARTVPVVRAAVRPVIDYIGIVLVALGSSGLVLGLEWGGNEYAWGSPVIIGLFVGSVVLLAAFVFVELRAKEPMLPMHLFRNPVFTVCSVLSFIVGFAMLGAMTYLPTYLQFVDGVSATMSGVRTLPMVAGLLGTSMLSGVVVSRTGRYRVFPIAGTGVMALGLYLMSTMGADTGAWLESLYMFVLGLGIGLAMQVLTIAVQNTVDYHELGSATSGVTFFRTLGSSFGTAVFGTLYSNRLDPDLKAALARSPGVPPEAAASPQALHRLPEAQARPVIDAYADTVNHVFQWVVPVALAGFVVAWFLKEVPLRDSARAAAGDLGEGFAAPDSTDSDQQLERAVARAMRKAEGPVSLEVLAVSGSPLTPGQAWALGQVHWRTRIHGETSPAAVAQAHRMPEEVLEPVFDRVVSAGYARYGDDGRLELTEAGRTEIDRLIVAWREWLDERLEGWTAEDPEDRARLARALDSMAARLLDEDTSHRERTAV; encoded by the coding sequence ATGACCACGGCCGCCGCGCACGCCTCCGCCCCCGAAGCGCGCAGCACCCCGCCCGCGCTCAGCCGCCGCCGTACCAATCTCGTCTTCACCACGATCGTGCTCGGCATGCTGCTGGCCGCCCTGGACCAGACGATCGTGTCCACCGCGCTGCCCACGATCGTCGCGGACCTGGGCGGCGGCGGGCACATGGCGTGGGTGGTGACGGCGTACCTGCTGGCGGAGACCGTGGCGACGGTGCTGGTCGGCAAGTTCGGCGACCTCTTCGGCCGGAAAATCATCTTCCAGGTCAGCGCGGTGGTCTTCGTCGGCGGCTCGATCCTGGCCGGCGCCTCGACCTCGATGCTGATGCTGGTCGTGGCCCGCGCCGTGCAGGGCGTCGGCGGTGGTGGCCTGATGGTGACGGCGATGGCGCTGATCGCGGACGTCATCCCGCTGCGCGAACGCGGCAAGTACCAGGGCGCGCTGGGCGCCGTCTTCGGGGTGACGACGGTCGTCGGGCCCACGCTGGGCGGCCTGTTCACCGACCACGCGTCCTGGCGGTGGTGCTTCTACGTCAACATCCCCATCGCGATCGTGATGGTCGTCATGGCGGCGCGTACGGTGCCCGTCGTACGGGCCGCGGTCCGCCCGGTGATCGACTACATCGGCATCGTGCTGGTCGCGCTGGGCTCCTCCGGCCTGGTGCTGGGCCTGGAGTGGGGCGGCAACGAGTACGCGTGGGGCTCGCCCGTCATCATCGGCCTGTTCGTGGGCTCGGTGGTGCTGCTGGCGGCCTTCGTCTTCGTGGAGCTGCGGGCGAAGGAGCCGATGCTCCCGATGCATCTGTTCCGCAACCCGGTCTTCACCGTCTGCTCGGTGCTCAGCTTCATCGTCGGCTTCGCGATGCTCGGCGCGATGACGTACCTGCCGACGTACCTCCAGTTCGTCGACGGGGTCTCGGCGACCATGTCGGGCGTGCGGACGCTGCCCATGGTCGCCGGGCTGCTGGGCACCTCGATGCTCTCCGGCGTCGTCGTCAGCCGCACCGGCCGCTACCGGGTCTTCCCGATCGCCGGTACGGGCGTGATGGCACTCGGCCTGTACCTGATGTCGACCATGGGCGCGGACACCGGCGCCTGGCTCGAATCGCTGTACATGTTCGTCCTCGGTCTCGGCATCGGACTGGCGATGCAGGTGCTGACGATCGCCGTGCAGAACACGGTCGACTACCACGAGCTGGGCTCCGCGACCTCCGGCGTGACCTTCTTCCGTACCCTCGGCTCGTCCTTCGGCACGGCCGTCTTCGGCACCCTCTACAGCAACCGCCTCGACCCCGACCTGAAGGCCGCGCTGGCCAGGTCGCCGGGTGTGCCGCCGGAGGCCGCGGCGAGCCCGCAGGCATTGCACCGGCTGCCCGAAGCGCAGGCCAGGCCGGTGATCGACGCGTACGCCGACACCGTCAACCACGTCTTCCAGTGGGTGGTGCCGGTCGCGCTGGCCGGGTTCGTGGTGGCGTGGTTCCTCAAGGAGGTGCCGCTGCGCGACAGCGCGCGGGCGGCCGCCGGTGACCTGGGCGAGGGCTTCGCCGCGCCCGATTCCACCGACTCCGACCAGCAGTTGGAGCGTGCGGTCGCGCGGGCGATGCGCAAGGCGGAGGGGCCGGTGAGCCTGGAGGTACTGGCCGTGTCCGGCAGCCCGCTCACGCCCGGCCAGGCGTGGGCGCTGGGCCAGGTCCACTGGCGTACCCGCATCCACGGCGAGACGTCGCCGGCGGCCGTCGCGCAGGCGCACCGGATGCCGGAGGAGGTACTGGAGCCGGTCTTCGACCGCGTGGTCTCCGCGGGGTACGCGCGGTACGGGGACGACGGCCGGCTGGAGCTGACCGAGGCGGGCCGTACCGAGATCGACCGGCTGATCGTCGCCTGGCGCGAGTGGCTGGACGAGCGGCTGGAGGGCTGGACCGCGGAGGACCCCGAGGACCGCGCCCGGCTGGCGCGTGCGCTGGACAGCATGGCGGCGCGGCTGCTGGACGAGGACACGTCACACCGGGAGCGGACGGCGGTCTGA